A portion of the Panthera tigris isolate Pti1 chromosome E1, P.tigris_Pti1_mat1.1, whole genome shotgun sequence genome contains these proteins:
- the CLEC10A gene encoding C-type lectin domain family 10 member A — MSMQYEKFQHSETEKQSQGSRNGPPLPLHHLQRLCSGPRPFLLSLGISLLLLVGICVIGSQNSKCQRDLVTLGATFSNFTSSTEAELQALNAQGGSLQETTTSLKAEVENHKRELQAARSLNDKVFALESKLEKDQRQLQADHSDTLARVQQLAKDLRTLTCQVAALKSNGSQSTCCPVNWLEFEGSCYWFSRSGETWPEAEKHCRLENAHLVVVNSREEENFVQEHIGSLHVWMGLSDAEGAWKWVDGTDYATNFKNWRPGQPDDWHGHGLGGGEDCAHFHPDGWNDDVCQRPYRWVCEARLGVAG, encoded by the exons ATGTCTATGCAGTATGAAAAGTTCCAGCACTCGGAGACAGAGAAGCAAAGCCAGGGGTCTAGAAACG GGCCgcctctgcctctccaccacctGCAGCGGCTCTGCTCTGGCCCCCGGCCCTTCCTGCTCTCCCTGGGCATCAGCCTCCTCCTGCTGGTTGGCATCTGTGTGATCGGATCCCAGA ATTCCAAGTGTCAGAGGGACCTGGTGACCCTGGGAGCCACTTTCAGCAACTTCACCTCAAGCACCGAGGCcgagctccaggccctgaacgcCCAGG GCGGCAGTTTGCAAGAAACGACAACGTCTCTGAAAGCCGAGGTGGAAAATCACAAGCGGGAGCTGCAAGCAG CCCGCAGCCTGAACGACAAGGTGTTCGCCCTGGAGAGCAAGCTGGAGAAGGACCAGCGGCAGCTGCAAGCAG aTCATTCCGATACCCTCGCTCGAGTCCAGCAGCTGGCCAAGGACCTGAGAACCCTGACCTGCCAGGTGGCCGCTCTCAAGAGCAACG GCTCTCAAAGTACCTGCTGCCCGGTCAACTGGCTGGAGTTCGAGGGCAGCTGCTACTGGTTCTCGCGCTCCGGGGAGACCTGGCCGGAGGCCGAGAAGCACTGCCGGCTGGAGAACGCGCACCTGGTGGTCGTCAActccagggaggaggag AACTTTGTGCAGGAACATATAGGCTCCTTACACGTCTGGATGGGCCTCAGTGATGCCGAAGGAGCCTGGAAATGGGTGGATGGGACGGACTATGCGACCAACTTCAA GAACTGGAGGCCGGGCCAGCCGGACGACTGGCATGGGCACGGGCTGGGCGGGGGCGAGGACTGCGCGCACTTCCACCCCGACGGCTGGAACGACGATGTCTGCCAGAGACCCTACCGCTGGGTGTGCGAGGCCCGCCTGGGCGTGGCCGGCTAG